Proteins found in one Candidatus Margulisiibacteriota bacterium genomic segment:
- the panC gene encoding pantoate--beta-alanine ligase — MRVIFSPDDFQSIYIKSLHSCSIGFIPTMGYLHEGHLSLIRQSRKENDITIASIYVNPLQFGPREDLQKYPRDLDRDKKLLQAEKVDFLFYPGDKDMYPEKLSTIVHVEERLAGKLCGQFRPGHFDGVATVVLKLFNIIKPNKAYLGLKDYQQYIIIKKMVNDFNLDVRIIGMPTVREKNGLAMSSRNSYLSTTEKQLAGSVYSGLLYIQEQLQNDMEINIKKLTADYINFLSRKSEFFKLQYLEIYDLGLKPIKKYKKNKTVIAAAVFFKNLRLIDNIII, encoded by the coding sequence ATGAGGGTTATTTTCAGCCCGGACGATTTTCAGTCTATTTATATAAAAAGTTTACATTCCTGTAGCATTGGTTTTATCCCGACCATGGGCTATCTGCACGAGGGGCATCTCTCCCTGATCAGACAATCAAGGAAAGAAAATGATATAACAATTGCAAGTATTTATGTGAACCCTTTGCAATTCGGGCCCAGGGAAGATTTACAGAAATATCCTAGAGACCTTGATAGGGATAAAAAGTTACTGCAGGCGGAAAAAGTGGATTTTCTTTTTTATCCCGGTGATAAAGACATGTATCCTGAAAAACTTTCTACCATAGTACATGTTGAGGAAAGGCTTGCCGGCAAACTCTGCGGGCAATTCCGCCCTGGACATTTTGACGGTGTTGCCACAGTTGTTTTAAAGCTTTTTAATATAATAAAACCGAATAAAGCATATTTGGGGCTTAAAGATTATCAGCAATATATAATCATAAAAAAGATGGTAAATGATTTTAATCTGGATGTTCGGATAATAGGTATGCCCACAGTTCGCGAGAAAAACGGCTTGGCTATGAGTTCCAGAAATAGCTATTTGAGCACCACGGAAAAACAGCTGGCCGGCAGTGTTTACTCCGGCCTTTTATATATACAGGAGCAGCTTCAAAACGATATGGAAATAAATATAAAAAAGCTGACTGCTGACTATATTAATTTTTTATCGAGAAAATCAGAATTTTTTAAACTTCAGTATTTGGAAATTTATGATTTGGGGCTTAAGCCGATTAAAAAATATAAAAAAAATAAAACTGTTATTGCGGCCGCTGTTTTTTTTAAAAATCTGCGTTTGATAGATAATATTATAATTTAG